DNA sequence from the Streptomyces sp. MST-110588 genome:
GTGACCTGGAGGCGGTCGTCGCCCGGCAACCGCTGCCGGCACACCTCGCCCTGCTGGGCGAGATGTACGCGGCGCGCGGGGAACGCCGCGCCGCCGCACGGCAGTACGCCGCGCTGGACGCCTGGACGCGACTGGCCCGCGCCCAGCGCGTCAACACCGACCTGGACACCGCCCTGGTCGCCGCCGACCACGGCGAGCGGGCGCAGGCGCTGCGCGCCGCCCGCGCCGAGTGGAAGCGGCGGCACACCGTACACACCGCCGACGCCCTGGCCTGGGCGCTGCACCGCCGGGGCCGGGACGCGGCGGCGCTGCCCCTGGCCCGGCAGGCCACCGAGACCCTGACCAGGGGCGGCTACCGCAACGCCGCGTTCCTCTACCACCGCGCCGAGATCGAACACGCGCTGGGCCGCGACGCGGAAGCCCGTACCCATGGCAGGGACGCTCTCGCCCTGGGAACGGCACTGACGCCCCAGGCGCGTACCGCCCTCGGCCGGTGGGTGACAGCGGGGGAGCAGGGGTGAGCGGGCGGCGCGTGATGCCGGAGGTGCGCAGGAGGCGATGGGCGCGGCGCGTCGTACTGCTGGTGGGCGTCTTTCTGCCGGTGGTGCTGCTCGGTACGACGGGAGCCGCGCCCGCGGCGGCGCACCCGCTGGGCAACTTCACCGTGAACGCCTACGACGGACTGACCGTCTCGCCCCGCGAACTGCGCGTCGACCACGTCGAGGACCTGGCCGAGATCCCCGCCGCCCAAGCGGAACCCCGGATCGACCAGGACGGTGACCACCGCCTCGACGCCGCCGAACGCATCGCCTGGGCCCGGCGGATGTGCGTCCGCGCGGCACGGGGGAGCGCGCTCACGGTGGACGGCCGTCCCGTACGGCCGGCGTCCCGCGGCGAGCGGGCACGGGCCGTGCGCCGGCCGGGACAGGCCGGACTGTCCACCCTGCGGCTGGAGTGCCTGCTGACCGCGCCGCTCGGCCTGTCCCCAGGCATGGACGACGACACCGATAACACCGCTGACACCGACAGCACCGCTGACGCCGCTGACGCCGCTGACTCCGGTACGGCCGTGCGCTTCACGGGCGGCATGGCGGTGGGGGAGGACGGTCCCGGCTGGCGCGAGACCACGGCGCGTGGCGACCGGGTACGGCTGGTGCGCACCGACGTCCCGGCGCGCTCCGCCTCCGCCCGGCTCACCCGTTACCCCGACGACCTGCTCTCCACGCCGTTGCGACAGCACGGCGCCCACCTCGCCGTCCGCGCCGGCGGCCCCGCGCTCACCGCCGATGCGAACGGCGGCCCGAGCGGCGGCCTGAGCGACGGCGCATCGGACGCGGCGGGGGAGCAGGCGCGCCCCGGGGCGGTGGCGGCGCTGCCGCGCGGGGCGGACGGGCTGACACAGCGTTTCACCGGCCTCGTCGGCAGCCACCGGCTCACCCTCGGCTTCGGCCTGCTGGCCCTCGCGCTGGCCGCCGTACTGGGCGCGGCGCACGCGCTCGCCCCCGGACACGGCAAGACCGTGATGGCCGCCTACGCCGCCGGCGGACACCGTGGTTCCTTCCGGTCCCTGCTGCGGATCGGTGCGGCGGTGACGGTCACGCACACGGCCGGGGTGCTGGTCCTGGGAGTGGTGGTGGCAGCGGGGCCACAGGCCGTACCCCTGGCCATCCCCTGGCTGACGGCGCTGAGCGGCCTGCTCGTCGCGGCGGCGGGCACCGCCCTGCTCCGCCGGGCCCTGGCCCACCGGTCAGGGCCCGTACACGTACACACACACCTCCCTTCACACGACCATGGCCACGCGCACCAAGGCGAACACGAACCGGGCCGTGCCCATGCCCACGCCACTGCCGTTGCGGCGCGGCCGAGGACGCGGGACACGCTGCTGCTCGGCTTCGCCGGGGGGCTGGTGCCCAGCCCATCGGCGGTGCTGGTGCTCGTCGGGTCCAGTGCTCTGGGCCGGCTCTGGTTCGGGGCGCTGCTGGTACTCGCGTACGGTGTGGGGCTCGCGTTCACTCTTGTGGTGGTCGCTGTACTGCTCGTCCGTGTGGGCGCGCGGCTGGGGCAGCGGCTCATGGGGGCGGCACCCCGTTATGAGCGGGTCTTCGGCTTCCTGCACCGTACGGCTCCGGCCATCACGGCCTCTCTGGTCGTTCTCCTGGGCGCGGCGCTCGCCCTGCGGGGGGTCGTCGCGGCGGGGTGACGCCGCCGGCATCGGACTGCTTTTCCGCCGAGGCTCGTGGGGCACCCGATGGGGGAGCCCTGACGGGCTGGGTTGTGCGCACTTCATGCAGACATCAGGGAAATATGGGTGGATAGAGGCAGCCATTCGCCGCT
Encoded proteins:
- a CDS encoding nickel transporter, which produces MSGRRVMPEVRRRRWARRVVLLVGVFLPVVLLGTTGAAPAAAHPLGNFTVNAYDGLTVSPRELRVDHVEDLAEIPAAQAEPRIDQDGDHRLDAAERIAWARRMCVRAARGSALTVDGRPVRPASRGERARAVRRPGQAGLSTLRLECLLTAPLGLSPGMDDDTDNTADTDSTADAADAADSGTAVRFTGGMAVGEDGPGWRETTARGDRVRLVRTDVPARSASARLTRYPDDLLSTPLRQHGAHLAVRAGGPALTADANGGPSGGLSDGASDAAGEQARPGAVAALPRGADGLTQRFTGLVGSHRLTLGFGLLALALAAVLGAAHALAPGHGKTVMAAYAAGGHRGSFRSLLRIGAAVTVTHTAGVLVLGVVVAAGPQAVPLAIPWLTALSGLLVAAAGTALLRRALAHRSGPVHVHTHLPSHDHGHAHQGEHEPGRAHAHATAVAARPRTRDTLLLGFAGGLVPSPSAVLVLVGSSALGRLWFGALLVLAYGVGLAFTLVVVAVLLVRVGARLGQRLMGAAPRYERVFGFLHRTAPAITASLVVLLGAALALRGVVAAG